A region of Paractinoplanes abujensis DNA encodes the following proteins:
- a CDS encoding response regulator — protein MTTVMLVDDSATMLMSLKSILTKAGYTVETAGHGKEAMDKLAKGVKPNLIISDVNMPQMDGITFVREARKAPGMRFTPMLMLTTESEQSKRNEAKSAGATGWLVKPVGPDQLLGVIKQVVPGA, from the coding sequence ATGACCACTGTGATGCTTGTCGACGACTCCGCCACCATGCTCATGAGCCTCAAGTCGATCCTGACCAAGGCCGGTTACACCGTCGAGACCGCGGGGCACGGCAAGGAGGCCATGGACAAGCTGGCCAAGGGCGTCAAGCCCAACCTGATCATCAGTGACGTCAACATGCCGCAGATGGACGGGATCACCTTCGTCCGCGAGGCCCGCAAGGCTCCCGGCATGCGGTTCACCCCGATGCTGATGCTGACCACCGAGTCCGAGCAGAGCAAGCGCAACGAGGCGAAGTCGGCCGGCGCGACCGGCTGGCTGGTCAAGCCGGTCGGCCCCGACCAGCTCCTCGGCGTGATCAAGCAGGTCGTTCCCGGCGCCTGA
- a CDS encoding chemotaxis protein CheA: protein MNPLLAQFLAEAADLLTSVDEGLLQLERDPGDPELVNEVFRAAHTFKGSSGLFDFPELTRLTHAAEDLLDAVRSGRLALDSGMTDDLLAAFDLIRGWLAHVTTHEQLPATAGPAAQSLITKLRGPLGGEQPTPGDTAGAAVPAAVSDQAPEWLDVFDTDWLENTASWLVTTSATMRFARYTPDEGCFFRAEDPLHLVSQVPALAGLGLIQPFEWPPAETYDEYQCLIGFVLATRAAVGELNHLFRYVPDQVEVVELDGAAIRRHLSGEEPPAPPVEAAAQAVVQSQTENLELARDAYAILAAAQRSLTAESPSGARLSSVAHSVAAAAAALGVPAETVEADVEALTARVTTLLAETPVTPEEPPPVAPPPPVERAPADRARTDDPGGQVGTRILKVDQEKVDHLMELVGELNVAKNGLTFLADAAEEEFGSRVLGRRIKDQYSGLHRIAEELQAAVMDVRMLPLSVAFSRFPRLIRDLSRRLDKTVELVTEGDDTMADKDVIEALGDPLVHLVRNSLDHGIETPAERVAAGKAPAARITLTAVADGDAVIVEIADDGRGIDPDKVKRKAYEKGLISEDELEALTETDAVDLIFRPGFSTADQVSDLSGRGVGMDAVRASVEKLGGTVTMRSQPGRGTSTRLRLPLSMAVTQVMVVSVAGQRFGIPVDLVVETVRVPAAEIGRVLHQDVVVLRGEVVPVIDLARVLDMPWTPEPAADQRVLIVSLHGQRVGLLVEQFHREVDVILKPMEGLLAYAGEFSGTALLGDGLVLLVLNMKEVLSLAARTQ from the coding sequence ATGAACCCGTTGCTGGCCCAGTTCCTGGCCGAGGCGGCGGACCTGCTGACCTCGGTCGACGAGGGCCTGCTGCAGCTGGAACGGGACCCCGGCGATCCCGAACTGGTCAACGAGGTGTTCCGGGCGGCCCACACGTTCAAGGGCTCGTCCGGGTTGTTCGACTTCCCCGAACTGACCCGGCTCACCCACGCCGCCGAGGACCTGCTGGACGCCGTACGTTCGGGCCGGCTCGCCCTCGACTCCGGCATGACCGACGACCTGCTGGCCGCGTTCGACCTGATCCGCGGCTGGCTGGCCCACGTCACGACGCACGAGCAACTGCCCGCGACCGCCGGCCCGGCCGCGCAGAGCCTGATCACCAAGCTGCGTGGCCCGCTCGGCGGCGAGCAGCCCACGCCCGGTGACACGGCGGGCGCGGCCGTCCCCGCGGCCGTGTCCGACCAGGCGCCCGAGTGGCTGGACGTCTTCGACACCGACTGGCTCGAGAACACCGCCTCCTGGCTGGTCACCACGTCGGCGACGATGCGGTTCGCCCGCTACACGCCCGACGAGGGCTGCTTCTTCCGCGCCGAGGACCCGCTGCACCTGGTCAGTCAGGTGCCCGCGCTGGCCGGCCTGGGCCTGATCCAGCCCTTCGAGTGGCCCCCGGCCGAGACGTACGACGAATACCAGTGCCTGATCGGTTTCGTGCTGGCCACCCGGGCCGCGGTCGGGGAGCTCAACCACCTGTTCCGCTACGTGCCCGACCAGGTCGAGGTGGTCGAGCTGGACGGGGCGGCGATCCGCCGCCACCTCAGCGGCGAGGAACCCCCCGCGCCACCCGTGGAGGCCGCGGCCCAGGCCGTGGTGCAGTCGCAGACGGAGAACCTCGAACTGGCCCGCGACGCCTACGCCATCCTGGCCGCGGCCCAGCGGTCGCTGACCGCCGAGTCGCCGTCCGGCGCCCGGCTGTCCTCCGTCGCCCACTCGGTGGCCGCCGCCGCGGCCGCGCTGGGCGTCCCGGCCGAGACCGTCGAGGCGGACGTCGAGGCCCTGACCGCTCGCGTGACCACCCTGCTGGCCGAGACACCGGTGACGCCCGAGGAACCGCCCCCGGTCGCCCCGCCGCCGCCCGTGGAGCGGGCCCCGGCCGACCGCGCGCGCACCGACGACCCCGGTGGTCAGGTCGGCACCCGCATCCTCAAGGTCGACCAGGAGAAGGTCGACCACCTGATGGAGCTGGTGGGCGAGCTCAACGTGGCCAAGAACGGCCTGACCTTCCTGGCCGACGCGGCCGAGGAGGAGTTCGGCAGCCGGGTGCTGGGCCGCCGGATCAAGGATCAGTACTCCGGACTGCACCGGATCGCCGAGGAGCTGCAGGCGGCGGTGATGGACGTGCGGATGCTGCCGCTGTCGGTGGCGTTCTCCCGGTTCCCGCGCCTGATCCGGGACCTGTCGCGCCGGCTCGACAAGACCGTCGAGCTGGTGACCGAGGGCGACGACACGATGGCCGACAAGGACGTCATCGAGGCCCTCGGCGACCCGCTGGTGCATCTGGTCCGCAACAGCCTCGACCACGGGATCGAGACCCCGGCGGAGCGGGTGGCCGCGGGCAAGGCGCCGGCGGCCCGGATCACGCTCACGGCGGTGGCCGACGGTGATGCCGTGATCGTCGAGATCGCCGACGACGGGCGCGGCATCGACCCCGACAAGGTCAAACGCAAGGCGTACGAGAAGGGGTTGATCTCGGAGGACGAGCTGGAGGCGCTCACCGAGACGGACGCGGTCGACCTGATCTTCCGGCCCGGCTTCTCGACCGCCGACCAGGTGTCCGACCTGTCCGGGCGCGGGGTCGGCATGGACGCCGTCCGGGCCAGCGTGGAGAAGCTCGGCGGCACGGTCACCATGCGCTCCCAGCCCGGCCGGGGCACCTCGACCCGCCTGCGGCTGCCGCTGTCGATGGCCGTGACCCAGGTGATGGTGGTCAGCGTGGCCGGGCAGCGCTTCGGCATCCCGGTCGACCTGGTCGTCGAGACCGTACGGGTGCCGGCCGCCGAGATCGGCCGGGTGCTGCACCAGGACGTCGTCGTGCTGCGGGGCGAGGTGGTCCCGGTGATCGACCTGGCCCGGGTGCTGGACATGCCGTGGACGCCCGAACCGGCCGCCGACCAGCGCGTACTCATCGTCAGCCTGCACGGGCAGCGGGTGGGGCTGCTGGTCGAGCAGTTCCACCGCGAGGTCGACGTGATCCTCAAACCGATGGAGGGCCTGCTGGCCTACGCCGGCGAGTTCTCCGGCACCGCGCTGCTGGGCGACGGCCTGGTGCTGCTGGTGCTGAACATGAAGGAGGTGCTCAGCCTTGCCGCTCGAACTCAATGA